The Salvia miltiorrhiza cultivar Shanhuang (shh) chromosome 2, IMPLAD_Smil_shh, whole genome shotgun sequence DNA window TTGGAAGAGCTtcaaacaaagaaacaaaattaAAGTATTTCTTCTGCCACTTTCCACCTGATTTCTTGCACCATTTTTCACCTACTTTAATTAGCCCTTTTCTAGGTTAGTATTTTATTCCTTAGATCTCAAATATCTCTTATCTTATacctaagaaaaaaaaaattagagatcTAGTTATGTTAGAAAGTtaatatttgaagaaaaaaattaaactgATTCAAGGCGTCGGGCAGCTCCATTTTGAAGCTGGTGAAAATTCCGGCGTCCGAGCAGGTATGGAAGAAAATATGTCAAATTTGACTTGTGCATCTGGTGAAGCTAGCTTCTCTTCAAACAATGAAAACAGCTCTCAACAGCCAATGAAGAAAAAGAGAAATCAGCCAGGCCATCCaggtaattaattaaattaaatcatgaaaTTAAGAATATTCCCTGTGTAGATAGATAACTTAGTCTGTGTGTGTGTAGACCCTGGAGCTGAAGTGATAGCTCTATCACCGAGAACCCTGATGGCAACAAACAGATTTGTGTGTGATGTATGCAACAAAGGGTTCAAGAGAGACCAAAATCTGCAACTGCACAGAAGAGGGCACAACCTGCCATGGAAGTTGAAGCAGAAATCGAAGAAGGAAGTCCGAAGAAAAGTGTACATCTGCCCAGAAATGGGGTGCGTTCATCACGAGGCTTCGAGGGCGTTGGGCGATCTCACCGGAATCAAGAAGCATTTCTACAGGAAACACGGCGAGAAGAAGTGGAAGTGCGACAAATGCTCCAAGAAATACGCCGTTCAGTCCGATTGGAAAGCGCATTCCAAAATCTGCGGCACCCGCGAGTATAGATGCGAGTGCGGAACCCTCTTCTCCAGGTTGCTTTCATTAATCATTGTTATATCATAAGGTAGTTGGGAAATTATAAGTGTAGATGTTTGATATTGCAATTTGCAGGAGAGATAGTTTTATCACGCACAGAGCCTTTTGCGACGCTTTAGCTCAAGAGAGCGCTAGATCCAACCCGCTGCAATTTACATCACAAGACAACACGCCTTTTTCAATAAAGAAAGAGCATCAAAACCTCATCCTAAAACATGAAATTCCACCATGGCTGTCTTGCTCGCCTATCATTGGACCACCGCCATCATCATTAATCCTTGAAGATTTTCAAGACTTCCCCCAAAACTCAAACCCTAACCCTACCAGTAGCCTCGGCCCCACCGTGCTCCCACCCTACCACCACCACTACCTGCCGCCGCCTGCAGCGCATGTCTCCGCCACCGCTTTGCTGCAAAAAGCGGCCCAAATGGGAGCGAAATCCAGCTCCCAACAATTCCCATCCCCATTCGGTGTCGCATTCTCGAGAGCCGGTCACGTGACTCCAGACGGGTTTGGCCCCTCACGTGACCACGGGTTGGCCTCGTATGCAGATAAAGCTGCCCCCCTTCAGCTTCATGAtcagatgatgatgatgaacaaCGCCGGATTCCATCAAGGGCCGGGATTCAGCCACGTGGACTTCGAGCAACATCATCACAGATTCCATGCAAGCGCAAGTGGGAACGAAGGCGGCGACAATTTGACGAGGGATTTCCTAGGATTAAGGCCATTGTCGCAAAACGACATTCTAAGCCTCACTGGTTTTGACAGCTGCATCAATAGTAATTCTTGTGATGAAAACCATAACCAAAACCCCAAATCTTGGTAAGGCATGTGTTGGTTGGTGCGACCCAACTGTAGTCGGGCCCCCACCCGTATCACAAACCAACAGTGATGCACCCATGCTCAACCCAATTTTTTTCTCTACTTTTCTTCATTCATCTTGGATCATTTTGTTAAATCTTCAGACTTGAAAAACCCTATATATAAGTGCTCTTCGGCTCATTCATGCTTATTTTACTAACTCAATTCTTCATTATTGATATATAGTTGAATTATGAGTTTGAATATATAGGGAGGCTAGCTAGCGCTGCAAAATTAACCATGTAGCTAGGGAGAAATTGTCTATAATTCATTTTTACTTTTTGGAACCATCTGCTTTGTtatctatttatagatgtgatcTGTGTAGCTTCTACGTTGGAGATTTTACCTTGCAAGAATATATGACAAccttaattagtttaagttgGATTTTAAAAAAACATAAGTCAATTAGCTCTTTAAGTTTAaataatttcttgaaatgccattatatatatatatatatatatatagggttggctTCAACCAT harbors:
- the LOC131013152 gene encoding protein indeterminate-domain 7-like, whose product is MEENMSNLTCASGEASFSSNNENSSQQPMKKKRNQPGHPDPGAEVIALSPRTLMATNRFVCDVCNKGFKRDQNLQLHRRGHNLPWKLKQKSKKEVRRKVYICPEMGCVHHEASRALGDLTGIKKHFYRKHGEKKWKCDKCSKKYAVQSDWKAHSKICGTREYRCECGTLFSRRDSFITHRAFCDALAQESARSNPLQFTSQDNTPFSIKKEHQNLILKHEIPPWLSCSPIIGPPPSSLILEDFQDFPQNSNPNPTSSLGPTVLPPYHHHYLPPPAAHVSATALLQKAAQMGAKSSSQQFPSPFGVAFSRAGHVTPDGFGPSRDHGLASYADKAAPLQLHDQMMMMNNAGFHQGPGFSHVDFEQHHHRFHASASGNEGGDNLTRDFLGLRPLSQNDILSLTGFDSCINSNSCDENHNQNPKSW